From Chlamydiota bacterium, a single genomic window includes:
- the nudI gene encoding Nucleoside triphosphatase NudI: protein MEATICVIFNEDQTQVLLTKRFDFPVWVLPGGGIEPNESIEEGLKREIKEEICCDVELVEKVGTYTPPIFRSEALTHVYIGKINTHPKPSDEVKAIKFYDIGDLPKMIPPPHQVWIEHALLPFEKNFSLKVPAVSFSLFFRYVLKHPFLLLKFLSLRIKKIRLIKIRRI from the coding sequence ATGGAAGCTACGATTTGCGTCATTTTCAATGAAGATCAAACACAAGTTCTTTTGACAAAACGTTTTGATTTTCCTGTTTGGGTGCTGCCTGGGGGTGGCATTGAACCCAACGAATCCATTGAAGAGGGACTAAAGCGCGAAATCAAAGAAGAAATCTGTTGCGATGTTGAGCTTGTTGAAAAGGTCGGCACCTATACCCCTCCTATCTTCCGATCCGAAGCTTTGACCCATGTCTACATTGGAAAAATCAACACTCATCCTAAACCATCCGATGAAGTCAAAGCTATTAAATTTTACGACATTGGCGATTTGCCTAAAATGATTCCCCCACCCCATCAAGTCTGGATCGAACACGCCCTATTGCCCTTCGAAAAAAACTTTTCCCTAAAAGTGCCCGCAGTCAGTTTTTCTCTTTTTTTTAGGTATGTTCTTAAACATCCTTTTTTGCTCTTGAAATTCTTGAGTTTGAGGATAAAAAAAATCCGCCTTATCAAAATAAGACGGATTTAA